From Zingiber officinale cultivar Zhangliang chromosome 5B, Zo_v1.1, whole genome shotgun sequence, the proteins below share one genomic window:
- the LOC121984613 gene encoding uncharacterized protein LOC121984613, giving the protein MATPTCLIQTPCSLVQILFLLGLRMVALAMLLWWQVLMIGVTFLTLPIRMLAALYNEIKLHGFLIEMQREMQHLLEENKNLEECLKIASEDQRVMNSTVKEIEEEHWKDLRRINLLENEMQKLYEQKSRLKEVKGKNLRDDRASYGKDVRRVTTPSDLDHGKDEQVVGEKGEALRQRRTVALLQSLFSTILSLLVSVIIWFAEDACVPLVIALFTVVVISLGSVREFLSTIRNKPASDAVALLSINCFMLGALSAPILPIVARMVTPSLIRFADRLF; this is encoded by the exons ATGGCGACGCCGACATGTTTGATCCAGACGCCCTGTTCCTTGGTCCAGATCCTGTTCCTGCTGGGATTGAGGATGGTCGCTCTTGCCATGTTGCTATGGTGGCAGGTTCTGATGATCGGAGTCACTTTCCTGACGCTTCCTATACGAATGCTGGCTGCTTTGTATAACGAAATAAAG CTACATGGGTTTCTCATTGAGATGCAGAGGGAGATGCAACATCTTTTAGAGGAAAATAAAAATCTCGAAGAATGTCTAAAGATCGCTAGTGAAGATCAAAGGGTCATGAATTCAACAGTGAAGGAGATAGAAGAGGAACACTGGAAAGATCTTAGAAGAATTAACCTACTCGAGAATGAG ATGCAGAAACTTTACGAACAAAAGTCACGACTAAAGGAAGTTAAGGGAAAAAATCTACGCGATGACAGAGCTAGTTATGGCAAAGATGTAAGACGAGTCACTACCCCATCTGACCTGGATCATGGTAAAGATGAACAGGTAGTTGGCGAAAAAG GCGAGGCTTTGAGGCAACGAAGAACTGTCGCCCTTCTGCAAAGTTTGTTTAGCACAATCTTGTCTCTTTTGGTCTCTGTGATCATATGGTTCGCTGAAGATGCATGTGTTCCCCTTGTCATAGCCCTGTTTACCGTTGTCGTCATATCCCTTGGCAGTGTGCGCGAGTTTCTCTCGACCATAAGGAACAAACCAGCTTCCGATGCTGTTGCTTTGCTCAGCATCAACTGCTTCATGCTTGGAGCACTCTCCGCCCCTATACTGCCAATAGTCGCACGCATGGTTACTCCATCTCTGATCAGGTTTGCCGATCGACTGTTTTGA